CCGGGCCTgcccccacctggggtcaaacccacACGCACGCTCGGAAGATAAAAAGGAAAACTTCTCCTTTCACCCATGAATGGATGTAGGAGCACCTCGGAAGAGCGACCGACCGCCTCGAAGGGCAAGGtaaagccactctccgtcttccGGATTGGACTTCAGCAAGAAGCACTGCCAAAAAACATTGACCGAAGCCGGTACCCCCCGTGCAGAAGGCACAGGGACAAAAAACCGACTATAGTCCTCCACGCGTTCGGAACGAGCTGCGCTGGGACAAGATGATAGGTCGCTAGGAGCTCGTTCACAAACCCGTGTAGGGGGAACCGCATgccggcccagagtgtctctacgtacactccgatccgacctgggggaggCCTCGTTACCCGATCCTCCGACCCCGCAGGTTCAAGACGAAACTCGCTTTGAGGGAAGAACCACTTGTCGGCCATTTCCAACTCCTCACTACTCAAAGTGGACCCGACTTCATCCGGGCCACGACCCATCCCAAGAAGAagacaaagagaaagaaagagagaaagagaaaaagagaagagcaAAAAACCCTCCGAGCGGACGAGGGGGGAGGCACCTACTGAAATTTCCGCCGAAAATGTCGACGATTCGAAGGAGAAAAACCGAGACGATCGCCTAGAAACGTCCCGAAATGCCGCCGGAGGAAACTGGAGAACAGAAAAACGGGGAGAGAAGGAGCAACGATAGCAGCGGCCAAATAGGAGCCCTTGGAGCCAGGAcaagggtttatatagacctctccaacggcccagatcggAGAGGCAGGATCCCGCCTCCCGTCCAGATCGTACCACGTGTCAGCCCCGGAGACCGAAGCGGCATACCCGATTCAGATCGACGCTTTGAATACCGAATCAGGGCGGCGTCCCATCGGATCAtggagccccatcatgagcccacggcgCGAGACCACCTCGAAGGACAAAAAGGCGTCGCCCCGTCTCCTTTCATTAAAGATGCCCCGAAGCGCGCGGGACGCCGGAATAATTTAAGGCTCCCTGGCCCCCACTAATGCAATAAAGGCAACTACTTCCCATGCCCGAGCTCGCAAACGgcccgaactcggaagtcgggggatagtgttgggggaaaataaATTGCTCCAAAACACATGGGCGCATGACCATCACATGCccgaaggcgcccgaccagaaggcgcccgacctgaagACGTCTAACTTCAAGACAAGCGGCCGGGCTGGACATCTGGCGAGGTGCTCGACTTCGCGACGCCCGATCCGAGCACTCGACCTCGGCATCCTCGGCTTCGGAGATCCGACCACACTATCCACCTACAgcggtcacatccttctgcagcTCGACCAGGAACCATGCCCTGCCACTGctatcaacaattaatgcgcatggcatccacagatctccggctcactcaacaattaatgtgcatggcctccactgatctccggctcacttaacaattaatgcgcgtgctacggatctcaagccctccacgACAGACAGTTGAGCTACTCCGCCACGTCCGATCAGCCACGACGACTCACTGACTCCAGCCTGATCTCCCACAACGAtgtattaattcacacgatcatgctcaatcatgacggtatcCCGTTCGCCCCGTCACATCGCAGGTAATCCTGTActcctctataaaaggagaacccCTCCATCTTAGAGGGGGTTGGACACAAAAACTTGGGAGACATATTTTTCTCCCCCCTCATACATCTGcctcctctgacttaggcatcggagagccggcgccggaaactccggccaccggcttttttgcaggtcctccggaggacgCCACCCGCCGATGGACCGCCACCTGCCATCTcgagccggagctcctccttctcagccgacggccgccctcgggtccaatttccagcaacaccttGCTTCCTTCTCTTTTTAAGGTCCATCCTTTCCATGTTCCTAGTATTTCACCCTCATGatgtaaaggttggttgattGTCTCTCAAGATATAGGTCGCTTTGTGGTTCTAGACTATTTTTATTGGCAAGAAATGCCTCCACATGTGCTCGTACCACTCTTTCAAGCCAAACAACCTCTCTTCAACCTCACGTACGATGTCGTTTCCTCACCTTTATGCCAAAGAAACCTCTATTCGACCTCACCTACAATGTCATTTCATCACCTTCAGGCCAAAGAATGTCACTACCCTCTTCAAAGCTTTCCTGGTGTTTATCACTTACGAGAGCCAAGGAAGACAATGGGCAAAGATGCTAATTGGCCCAAGACAAGCCCAGGCCTGCTGGATCCAAGCTCCTTAGAATGGGCCATGGGCAGGGCTTGGGCCTCGACGTTTAGGTCCAAAAACGTTTTAAGCTTCATGCGAGCAAGTTTTGGGATCGAGTCTAgatcctttcctttttcctctATTTCTTATAGACACGTCAGTGACGACAACGCTGCATGTACAATTTTTTATAGCTTGCACTCTTGGAGAGCTAAAAAGATCAAAAATGTCGATCCTTGCATCTACAATTTCTTGCACTCTTCACCCCGTATCAGTATCTTCTTCAATATATAATCGATGTAGGATTGAATACTCACTTACACAGTTCCTCTCATTACATGCAGAAGCACTGCACCTATTCTAGCCCTTCATGACTTTAGAGTTTAGACTGGTTTTGGTACAACTTGTCCGAGTTCGGGACTGCTGGACGAGCACACCAAAGTCATGTGTGGAAAGGagttttgcataaatatccaaCGGACTTGGATACTAATTGGTATAGATTCCACCATGGCATACGGAACTTGGATATGACTAACCAATCGAGATCGGCATTATCCATTCTATACTCTACCTCAAGGGCATCACAAAGTTTTTTAGCCAATtttgtggaagatacatatcataCAAAAAATCGGAAAGGTCATTAAAAATCCTATGGAGATAATGGAAATCAACTTCTTCAGGAACTTTGATTCGGGAGCTAGTGAATCTGGATTCTTGACGACCAGGTGAAGTAGTGGTTGAGAGGGTGATCTAGAAGATGGTTCAGAATCAAAAAACTCAATGCAGAAATCAAGCCTAATGTAGGGAACCAATATTTCACTTGGCTGGGCCACCTTCTAAACAAAGAATCATTAAACTTTGCAGGTCTAATAAAACCATAATCATCAAAAGAAGCCATATTATGGAGTTTTGGTTGATTAGTTGGTTCTGCAAACATAAATTTCAGGAGTTTATTCTATATATTTAAGTGATTAATTAATGGCTTCCAATAATATAGTACTAAGTTTTGAAATtcataaatttatatatatatatatataatccacAAAATTAGAGCGCAAATAATAACAGCAAAACTATTTTTCAAAACTTAAATTAAAGTTCATAATGCACACGCATACAAGGtctttcaaatttcgaattcaaCTGTGAAATtactttcaaattttgaattttaaatctgaaattttaggAAAGATTTATGTATTTCtccttttttaattaaataattaaaacaaTTTCTGTCCGGTTGTTAGAACAGGAGAAAAGATTTTTTTCAGATTTATATTGCCATTTTAGACTTTCCTGCACTATTTCGAAAGCAGGAGAaaaggattttcttttaatttaatgTAATAATTTTTCTATGAAGTTTAGGACTATATTAATTAGATTTTATGTTGGAAATCTAAACTAAAGTTTTGCACGGTTTTGAAAACAGAAATTAATAGAATTTTAGTTTTAAAAACAGACTAATTATCTGCACAGTTTTCAGAGCAGTAatattttggattttatttttaaatttgtatTTAATTTTCTGCATAGTTTTTAAAGTTGCAGGTAATAAGATTAATattgagaaataaattaaatttctgcACAGATTTTTATGTAGTAAGCAAAGGTTTTTTTTCTAAGACTTTCACTTTATTTTCTGCATAGAATTTGAAGTACAAATCaaagattttatttttaagaacttaGATTTTGAAGTAACAACTAAAATCAGGATTTTAATTGGTGCATCGATTTTCAagctgcaaataaaataattttatttttcacaattttcagagtaatatatttttttaagaaaaaactgatttttttaaaaaaaattagcttTATAATAGAGATAAAGCTTTCTGAAGCTGCACCATTAAAGCAAATTTAATATGTTACTCAAATAAGCAATTAGTAGCAATTCCTAAGTTGATGGCGAATTTCATTCTTAGTTTGTTAGCGGCGTAGTGCCTAAAAATTGCTAGTAttgtagaaattaatatttttatttttttataataatttttttaattaaaagattGAAAGCTTGTTTGGATCAAGGCGTGCGAGGAACATTGCCTTAAGAATGAAATTAGTCTTCCTCGTGCAAGTCTACGGCGAGAATGTTTTTAAGCTACAACAGCTCAACTCAGCCCAATCCTTGATCCAATCAACTTCTTCAGTTGCCCTCTTGAAAGTTTTGAAATAACGAAAAGAGAATAGATGAAAAGTAAATTGAAAAGAGTGGGGAAAAAAATTGAGTGGGGCTTTCTCTATCTCCGACTAAGCAATGGCACAAGGCCTCGGTAGGCTTAGAACTAATGATCGTAAGCCCCTAAATCTGGACCTTTTTTATAGGCTCGGCTGGGTAATTGCTAAAGAGGCCCATAAAGGCCTCAACGGCTTTGATATTGCTGGCACCTCAAAAAGGCCCGCCGGTAGATGCACGTTATTTGTCGAAGTCAACATAACATTCTCAAGTTCAATACAGAACTCAACTTGATCTATAATGCTCACATTGCAGATTGAAatcaaatttgaatcttaaattcaaattcaaattttaaatttaacttgAGATGTGCAGCAAAATATGCTTGCCGTGCGCACACCTATGCATTGCGCATGGCATGCGCATGGCCCGGCATGTGCCGTTGTTAGCCCACTATCCTTAAAACCCAACTTAGGCTTGAAGGAACAAGCCATGTATGAATGCAAAAGCTCTTGCTTTTAAATGTAGGACTATTTAAAATCGTAATTTAAAATTCCGGATCTTCTAAAATAGGAAAGAATTGAAGTTCTTTTTcaaacaaatttaaatttttataaaagaaaattcaaaattttcaacaGAATTAGCTTTGGTACCATTTGTCAAGTTTTGGATCGGTAACGAAGAACACAGAAGTCATACATAAGTGTCAAGATCTCTccaatatatataattgattaaGGACTATATATATGGCTCATGTGGAAGTGCTGTAGCTATTGCCAGAGAGGTGGAATTAGACATCAAGATTACCTGATACTAGGTGTAAGTACCATCAAAGTTGCACTCCATCCCTATCTTTTGAGAGTCGGTAAAAGCGTAGCTTCATTCAAAGATCAATTAgttataaattaaatattaatagTTTCAAGATATTAGATGCAACAATCAAGGGCCTCACTGGAAAATGCTacaagatattatttgagtttttttggccctataaaaatattaatatctcGCTAATGCATAATTAGTATGAGACTGAACACGTACTTGTATGGTTCCTTACAAACTCTTACTGCCTAAGCCATGATATCCTCGCCAAACTAAGGATTCAATTTCAAAAACAATCATATTGCAAACACAATTATCCTTGATTAAGCTCGGTATCCTTGCAAGTCTAATGATCCAATTTCAGACACAATCATATCTCAAACTTAATTATCTTTGTTTAAATCTTAGCATCCGCGATAGGCTAAGAGTCCaattttaaataaatcatatctTAAATACCATTattataaattcattattaataatttcaaaatattagaTGTAGCGATCTAAGACCTCACTCAAAAAGgctagcaaaaaagaaaaatgttatTTAAGCACCCCAGCATATATCTAACATAGAACTAAACACATAATCACATAATATGAATTACTCAAGGACAATTTACAATAATCGCCGATCAACATAGATCTCGGACTGGATTCATTCTAATAGTATTTGTAATGATTTAGgatttcattaaaaaagaaaactagTTGAAGAGATGATTTTAGTTTCTTCGCCCCGGATCAGCATCAGGAATTCTTCAATATATAATCGACGTAGGATTACATACTCACTTACACGGTTCCTCTCATTAGATGTGGAAGCACTGCACCTATTCCAGCCCTTCATGACTTGAGACTGGTTTTGGTACAACTTGCTCGAGTTCGGGACCACTGGACAAGCACACCGAAGTCAAGTGTGGTGTGGAGAGAAGTCTTCATAAATATCCCGCAGACTTTGGATTGCGTTGAAGTCGTGTGGTTTGAGAAGGAGTCTTCCTAAGTATCCCACAGACTTTGGATTACTTCGAAGTCATGTATGGTGTGGAAAGGAGTCTTCGTAAAAATCCCACGGATTTTGGACTGCACCGAAGTCGTGTGGTGTGGAAAGAAGCTTGACCTTGTTGGTACTCTTCCACTAACTTTCCAAGATAGAATTCAGAGGTCAAGGACCTGAAAATGCTAGctaaaatgatattatttgagtttttttggccctataaaatatttaatatctCGCTAATGCATAATTGATATGAGATTGAACACGTACCTGTATGATTCCTCACAAACTCTCATTATCTGAGCCATGGTATTTTTGCCGGactatgaattcaatttcaaaggCAATCATATCGCAAACACAATTATCCTTGATTAAGCTTGGTATCCTCGCAAGTCTAACGATCTAATTTTAGACACAATCATATCTCAAACATAATTACTCTTGTTTAAATCTTAGCACCTTCGCCAGACTAAGAGTCTAgttttaaataaatcatatcttaaatactattattataaattcattattaataGTTTCAAAATTTTAGATGTAACGATCTAAGACCTTATTTAAAAAAgctagcaaaaaaaaatgttatttaaGCACCCCATCATATATCTGATATAGAACTAAACACATAATGACATACTATGATGGGCTCCAGGATAGTTTACGATAACCATATGGATCTTGGATTGGATTCATTCTAATAGTATTTATAATGATATAggatttcatccaaaaaaaaaaaaaaaactagttgaAGAGATGATTTCAGTTTCTTCGCCCGTATCAATATCTTCTTCAATATATAATAGATGTAGGATTAAATACTCACTTACACCGTTCCTCTCATTAGACGTGGAAGCACTGCACCTCTTCCAGCCGTTCATGACTTTAGTAGACTGGTTGTCCGAGTTCTGGACCACCGAGCAAGCACACCGAAGTCCTCGTAAATATCCCACGGACTTTGGAGTGAATCAGAGTTTTGTGTGGTGTGGAAAGCAGTCTTCGTAAATATCCCACGGACTCTGGACTGTTCCAAGTCATGTGTGGTGTGGAAAGAAGCTTGATCTTGTTGGCGGGTCATGGACGGCAATTTATAGGAATTCAGAGGTCAATTTATTGGCGGGTCATGGACGGCAATGGAATCTTGTTCAGATAAATATAACAACGAGATCCATCTACTCCATCTCACAGCAGCTAAATTCATGGATCTAAAAGGAACCCAGCTtctacttttgttgtttgcttttCTGTGCTCTCAAGTGAGAAAACTCAATGGAGATTCAATCCCAGGCTGCATGCTGATTGAAAGGAATGCTCTTCTTGGGTTCAAAGCAGGCCTCAAAGATCCCACCAACAGGCTATCTTCTTGGGTCGGTGACGACTGCTGCACATGGGAAGGCGTCGCTTGTGACAACCCGACTGGCCACGTTGTCAAGCTAGACCTCCAAAACCCAGACCAAGATTTCTCATTATCCATTGACGATCTTCCACAGCACAACAAGTGGTCCTTGGGAGGTGAGTTGAGGCCTTCCTTACTTGGTCTGAAGCACCTGAATTATCTTGACCTGAGCATGAACAACTTTGGAGGACTACGCATCCCAGAATTCCTGGGCTCATTCCGTCAGCTAAAATATCTTGACCTCTCCTATGCTGGTTTGGGTGGACTGATCCCACCCCAGCTTGGGAATCTATCGAGCCTCCAATATCTTTATCTCCAAAGTGATATCGACATTATGCCTCCTGTTACTGAATTAAGCATTGATAATGCCCTCTGGATTTCTCATCTTTCTTCTCTACGATATCTGAATATGACGGGTGTGAAATTCAGGGAAGGTGCTCACTGGCTGCAAGCACTAAACATGCTCCCTTCTATTGTTGAGGTACACTTATTATTTTGTGACATCAAGGACATTCCAGCCTCTCTTCCTCATGTGAATTTTTCTTCACTTTCTGTTCTTGATCTTTCTATGAATTACATTAATTCGATGATGCCTGCTTGGTTGTTCAACATAAGTAGCCTCGAGCAGCTTGATCTCAGCAACAATTTTATTCAGGTCATCATTCCGCCTACAATTAAGAATCTAGCTTCGCTCAATTTCCTTGATTTATCTGGTAATCAGTTTCTTGAAGGCAAAATCCCGGGTGCACTTGGGGGTCTGTGTAAGCTGCAGCATTTGCGACTGCGGGGCATTAATATCAgcaaaaaattgcatgaatttgaCGAAGGTTTTAATGGATGCATCAAAAACAGCCTAGAGACTCTGGAGATGACGGACACCCAGTTTAGCGGTTATTTGCCGGGCTGGTTGGGGGACTTCAGAATGCTCAAAGTTCTGGATTTGAGTGACAACTCAATTTCTGGTCCTATACCTACATCAATTGGGAGACTGTCGGCACTTCAAGAATTACATCTTTCCAATAATAAACTGAATGGGACCATCCCAGGAAGTCTTGCAAGTCTTGCGGAGCTAGTTTCTTTAGACCTTTCCATTAATGAGCTGAATGGGACTATCCCAGGAAGTCTTGGAAGTCTTAAGGAGCTAGTTTTTTTAGACCTTTCCATTAATGAGCTGAATGGGACTATCCCAGGAAGTCTTGGAAGTCTTAAGGAGCTAGTTTTTTTAGACATCCGGTCGAACTTTTTGGTGGGTGTCGTGTCTGAAGATCACTTTGCCAATTTCACCAAATTGAATTATCTAGATTTGTCAGACAACCAATTAATTTTGAATCTGACGTCTCATTGGATCCCCCCTTTTCAGCTTCAAATCTTAAATCTTCGTTCTTGCAAGCTGGGACCACAATTCCCATCGTGGCTCCAGATGCAAAAAAATATTACCGATCTAGATATCTCCAGCAATGGAATTTCAGACAGTGTGCCAGATTGGTTTTGGGGGTCATTTTCCCGGAATATAACTTCCTTGGATATCTCCAGCAATGGAATCACTGGTCCTTTGCCAAATTTTTATTCTTCTGCTATGCTGTCGCTAGACCTATCAAACAATTCATTTTCAGGAGTGATTCATCCTGGTATTGGCAAAAGTATACCTAATTTGCAACATCTCTCCCTTTCCACAAATAATTTAAGCGGTAAAATTCCCTTATCTCTTTGTCGGCCCGAGTTTTGGGTATTTGATCTTTCAAAAAATCACTTGTTGGGTGAGCTCCCTGATTGCTGGAACCAATCTTCTGGTATCACTGTCATGGATTTTTCAAGCAACAATCTATCTGGAAGCATTCCACCATCAATCTGTTCATTACAAGGGTTCGAGTCGTTGCATTTGAGTAACAATAATCTATCAGGAGAACTCCCATTATCCTTGAAGAGTTGTGTGAGTTTAGGAACTCTTGATCTTGGACATAATGGATTCATTGGTACAATACCTACTTGGATAGGAGAAAGTTTGTTGTTCTTGAGTATCCTTCGCTTACGATCAAACAAGCTTGTTGGAAATAttcctcctaatctatcaagactAAGTGTTCTTCAAATCTTGGATCTTGCTAATAACAATTTATCAGGAACCATTCCTTCGAGCTTTGAGAACTTCACTACCATGAAAGTGTTACAGGGGACTTACGGAGACATTTCAGATTATCTTTATTACAATGAAAATTTGCAAGTGACCATGAAAGGAAGGGACAATGAGTTTTCCAGATTCCTTTTTCTTGTGATTGCTATGGACCTTTCAGGCAATAACTTGTCTGGTAAAATACCAGAAGAACTAGCCAACCTTCTTGGACTAGTGAGCTTAAACTTGTCTGGAAATCATCTGACAGGAGAGATCACAGAAAAGATTGGTGCATTACGACAGTTGCAGTCACTTGACTTATCAAGAAACAACCTTTACGGTGGAATTCCTTCAAGCATGATTGCCCTATCCTTTTTGAGTTACTTGAACTTATCATATAACAACTTGTCAGGAAGAATTCCATTAGGTAATCAGCTTCAAACCTTCACTGACCCGTCTATCTACGCTGGTAATTCTGGTCTTTGTGGGTTCCCATTAGCTCAAAAGTGCAAAGATGACAAGACAAATCAAGGTCCAAATGCTGTTGGAGGGGATGAACAAaatgataatgccatggatGAAGAAGGATCTGAAATCGAGTGGCTGTATATGAGCATGGGGCTAGGATTCGCAGTCGGTTTATGGGCCGTTTTTGGTCCATTATTATTCAACAGAAAATGGAGAGAAGCCTATTTTCGACTTATAGATCAAGTTTATGATATGGTTTACGTGGCCCTGGCAGTGTCCTTCAATAGGTTGAAAGAGCACAATGCTGTAGCACGATTGTTTATGATATGGTCTACATaaacttttttctctttttttttgtttttttaaagtgTTTGTAAAAATGTTCAAAATGAATTATCAGTACTCAAACCCTAGTTTTATACATGGAACCTTGTACCTGTACTAGTCTAATAAAATAACAAAGTTCAAACTAACACACTTAATCAAGAGAGAATTGCTAATTATGGTTTGGGGGTCAAGTCATATGTCATGCATAAATTATTTGAGCTTAGAGAACTAAACTCTTGTGAATGTGCTCTGTGGACCAAACATGAACTTATATGGTCTACattaactttttttcttttttctgtttttttaaaGTGTTTGTAAAAATGTTCAAAATGAATTATTTGTACTCAAACTCTAGCTTGTACCTGTACTActctaataaaataataaagttCAAATTAACACACTTACTTAATCAAGAAAGAATTGTTAATTATGGTTTGGGGGTCAAGTCATATATCATGCATAAATTATTTGAGCTTAGAGGACTAAACTCATGTGAATGTGCTCTGCAGACCAAACATGaacttatttgaatttaaaatggtTTGAGCTCGGAAGATTGCACTCGTAGGTGCAGGAGATTACACCTAATTTATTTGGTTAGCAAATTAAGGAATTAGAACTTTGCTTATTCTTGATATATATGTTATAAAGTTGGCTCTATCTCAAAGCTTTGCTCGATCTATGAGCTCACAAGCTTTTCATCTGTTACACTATGTGAGTTGTCACATATGATAGACCATcttccaaaaaataaaataaaacagatAGGTTATtgttggaatccctcgcacgccgcagaaaatttcagaaaaattctgcgcgcagcggaagaaatgcgcgagatcccgttcatctcatgaacttattttaaaaccgatgttcgtagatagattaggattaaatactttttacaTGATttgaaagatca
This genomic window from Phoenix dactylifera cultivar Barhee BC4 unplaced genomic scaffold, palm_55x_up_171113_PBpolish2nd_filt_p 001279F, whole genome shotgun sequence contains:
- the LOC103697426 gene encoding receptor-like protein EIX2, which produces MESCSDKYNNEIHLLHLTAAKFMDLKGTQLLLLLFAFLCSQVRKLNGDSIPGCMLIERNALLGFKAGLKDPTNRLSSWVGDDCCTWEGVACDNPTGHVVKLDLQNPDQDFSLSIDDLPQHNKWSLGGELRPSLLGLKHLNYLDLSMNNFGGLRIPEFLGSFRQLKYLDLSYAGLGGLIPPQLGNLSSLQYLYLQSDIDIMPPVTELSIDNALWISHLSSLRYLNMTGVKFREGAHWLQALNMLPSIVEVHLLFCDIKDIPASLPHVNFSSLSVLDLSMNYINSMMPAWLFNISSLEQLDLSNNFIQVIIPPTIKNLASLNFLDLSGNQFLEGKIPGALGGLCKLQHLRLRGINISKKLHEFDEGFNGCIKNSLETLEMTDTQFSGYLPGWLGDFRMLKVLDLSDNSISGPIPTSIGRLSALQELHLSNNKLNGTIPGSLASLAELVSLDLSINELNGTIPGSLGSLKELVFLDLSINELNGTIPGSLGSLKELVFLDIRSNFLVGVVSEDHFANFTKLNYLDLSDNQLILNLTSHWIPPFQLQILNLRSCKLGPQFPSWLQMQKNITDLDISSNGISDSVPDWFWGSFSRNITSLDISSNGITGPLPNFYSSAMLSLDLSNNSFSGVIHPGIGKSIPNLQHLSLSTNNLSGKIPLSLCRPEFWVFDLSKNHLLGELPDCWNQSSGITVMDFSSNNLSGSIPPSICSLQGFESLHLSNNNLSGELPLSLKSCVSLGTLDLGHNGFIGTIPTWIGESLLFLSILRLRSNKLVGNIPPNLSRLSVLQILDLANNNLSGTIPSSFENFTTMKVLQGTYGDISDYLYYNENLQVTMKGRDNEFSRFLFLVIAMDLSGNNLSGKIPEELANLLGLVSLNLSGNHLTGEITEKIGALRQLQSLDLSRNNLYGGIPSSMIALSFLSYLNLSYNNLSGRIPLGNQLQTFTDPSIYAGNSGLCGFPLAQKCKDDKTNQGPNAVGGDEQNDNAMDEEGSEIEWLYMSMGLGFAVGLWAVFGPLLFNRKWREAYFRLIDQVYDMVYVALAVSFNRLKEHNAVARLFMIWST